Genomic window (Croceicoccus sp. Ery15):
CGGCAACCCGCGCGGTCGACCAGTTCCCATGCGCGTTCGCCCGGCGGGTTCTTGAAGGTCGAACCGCCGGTCTTGGTGCGCAGCGGCTGCGACGCTTCGCGCGCCGCGCTGATGCGGTCCATCTCGGCCTGAATGGCGGCAGGTTCGCCCTTTTCCCCGCGCATGGTGGCGCTGGTGACGATCGCCCCTTCGGGCAGGTCCGAATGGCGATAGCTGTAATTGAGGTCGTCGGGCGTGAATACGCGCCGCTCGCCGCTGGGCAGCACAGCTTCGCATTCGATCAATATGTCCTTCACCTCGCGCCCATAGGCGCCGCCATTCATGCGGACAAAGCCGCCCACCGAACCGGGGATCGACTTCAGGAATTCCAGCCTCGCAATGCCATGGTCGCGCGCGCTGGAACTGCCCAGCACGCCCGATGTGCCGCCGCCCATTTTCAGCGTCAAACCGTCGATTTTCTCGACTCCCGAAAACCCCTTGCCCAGCCGCACGACCACCCCGTTCACGCCGCCGTCGCGGATAATCAGGTTCGACCCCAGCCCCAACCCCATCACTGGCACCCAATCGGGCAGCGCCGCCATAAAGGCGGCCAGATCGTCGGCGTCGACCGGCTCGAACAGCAATTCGGCAGGGCCGCCCGTCTTGAA
Coding sequences:
- the murB gene encoding UDP-N-acetylmuramate dehydrogenase; this encodes MPRPRGRLTQNAPLAKLTWFKTGGPAELLFEPVDADDLAAFMAALPDWVPVMGLGLGSNLIIRDGGVNGVVVRLGKGFSGVEKIDGLTLKMGGGTSGVLGSSSARDHGIARLEFLKSIPGSVGGFVRMNGGAYGREVKDILIECEAVLPSGERRVFTPDDLNYSYRHSDLPEGAIVTSATMRGEKGEPAAIQAEMDRISAAREASQPLRTKTGGSTFKNPPGERAWELVDRAGCRGLSIGDAQVSEKHTNFLINNGHATSADIEALGEEVRRRVRDNSGIELEWEIRRVGLTAEDAACEEAAR